The following coding sequences are from one Leptolyngbyaceae cyanobacterium window:
- a CDS encoding NAD(P)-dependent oxidoreductase: MKKLLVTGSSGFLGWNLCQIAQQEWEVYGTYFSKTVDISGVKLIKTDLRNFQELKQLFEEIQPNAVIHTAAQSNPNFCQKNPEESSLINVTTSLNIAGICSDYSIPCAFTSTDLVFNGLNPPYRETDPVSPISIYGEQKVMAERGMLERYPKTAICRMPLMFGIAPIGASSFIQPFIKTLREGKELSLFTDEFRTPVSGNTAATGLLLALEKVEGIIHLGGKERISRYYFGCLMADTLELPKENLKGCLQKDVPMAAPRPSDVSLDSAKAFSLGYQPLSLREELKALRGKL; the protein is encoded by the coding sequence ATGAAAAAACTTTTAGTTACCGGATCTAGCGGTTTTTTAGGCTGGAACCTTTGCCAAATCGCTCAACAAGAATGGGAAGTTTATGGAACTTATTTTTCCAAAACCGTTGATATTTCTGGCGTAAAGTTGATTAAAACTGACTTGAGAAATTTTCAAGAACTCAAACAGCTATTTGAGGAAATTCAGCCAAACGCAGTTATTCACACCGCCGCTCAATCTAACCCCAATTTTTGTCAAAAAAATCCAGAAGAATCATCATTAATTAATGTCACAACTTCTTTGAACATCGCCGGGATATGTTCCGATTATTCTATTCCTTGCGCTTTCACTTCCACTGACTTAGTTTTCAATGGTTTAAATCCTCCCTATCGAGAAACAGATCCCGTATCTCCCATCAGCATTTACGGCGAACAAAAAGTGATGGCTGAACGAGGTATGCTAGAACGTTACCCGAAAACTGCTATTTGCCGAATGCCGTTAATGTTTGGCATTGCGCCAATTGGTGCAAGTAGTTTTATTCAACCGTTTATCAAAACTTTGAGAGAAGGAAAAGAACTAAGTTTATTTACCGATGAATTCCGCACACCTGTTAGTGGAAACACTGCTGCTACCGGATTACTATTAGCTTTAGAAAAAGTGGAAGGAATTATTCATTTAGGAGGAAAAGAGCGAATTTCCCGTTATTATTTTGGTTGTTTAATGGCAGATACGCTGGAACTTCCTAAAGAAAATTTAAAAGGATGTTTGCAGAAAGATGTGCCAATGGCTGCACCAAGACCGAGTGATGTTTCTTTGGATAGCGCAAAAGCTTTTAGTTTGGGATATCAGCCGTTGTCTTTAAGAGAAGAGTTAAAGGCGTTACGAGGAAAGCTGTAA
- a CDS encoding phosphoglucomutase/phosphomannomutase family protein, translated as MSASSNSNQIKFGTDGWRGIIADDFTFANVCKVTRAIASYLETAYSKDRPVLVAYDTRFLADQFARTAAQILADQGWTVKIVDRDCPTPVIAYNAKHLNSAGALMFTASHNPAPYCGIKYIPDYAGPATPEITDTIVANIESATDEPPKGNNSDRISTFDPKPAYLEFIYTLLDVERIRSAKLKVKYDALYSTSRGYLDTVLLECGCDTETFHTYRDVLFGGGMPEPKGEQLTELVEAVKKDSADLGLATDGDSDRFGIVDEQGNVLTPNTVLLLLARHLVKNKGKTGAIVRTVATTHLLDNLAAKYGLQLYETAVGFKYIGEKMRETQVLIGGEESGGLSIIGHIPEKDGVLADMLVAEAIAYEGKPLSQLVEEAIKEAGGPLYNKRLDLHLDDAHKAAVIDSFTKNPPTEVAGIKVKEIGRKDGIKLYLEEGSWVLLRPSGTEPLMRVYIETNTPEKLTQVAEKMEETINKLEPVAA; from the coding sequence ATGAGTGCTAGCAGCAACTCGAACCAGATCAAGTTTGGTACTGACGGATGGCGTGGAATTATCGCCGATGATTTCACGTTTGCGAATGTTTGTAAGGTAACGCGAGCGATCGCCAGTTATTTAGAAACGGCTTACTCTAAAGATCGACCCGTTCTAGTAGCATACGATACTCGCTTTTTGGCCGACCAATTTGCCCGCACTGCTGCCCAAATTTTGGCAGACCAAGGTTGGACGGTAAAAATTGTCGATCGCGACTGCCCGACTCCGGTAATTGCTTACAATGCCAAGCATTTGAACTCGGCAGGGGCGCTGATGTTCACAGCTTCCCACAACCCAGCACCCTATTGCGGCATCAAGTACATCCCGGATTATGCAGGCCCAGCAACACCGGAAATTACGGATACGATTGTAGCAAATATTGAAAGCGCTACTGATGAACCGCCGAAGGGTAACAACTCCGATCGGATTTCCACCTTTGACCCCAAACCCGCTTATCTGGAATTTATCTACACTTTGCTAGATGTAGAAAGGATTCGCAGCGCCAAGTTAAAGGTGAAGTACGATGCTTTGTACTCCACTTCTCGCGGCTACTTGGATACGGTGTTGCTAGAGTGCGGTTGCGATACGGAGACATTCCACACTTACCGGGATGTGTTGTTTGGCGGCGGAATGCCAGAACCGAAGGGAGAACAACTAACGGAACTGGTGGAAGCAGTCAAAAAAGATAGCGCGGATTTGGGTTTGGCGACGGATGGAGATAGCGATCGCTTTGGTATCGTAGACGAACAGGGTAACGTCCTCACCCCCAATACGGTGTTGCTACTGCTGGCGCGTCACTTAGTTAAGAATAAAGGCAAAACAGGTGCGATCGTGCGGACTGTCGCTACCACTCACCTGCTAGATAATCTTGCTGCCAAGTACGGTTTGCAACTATACGAAACAGCCGTAGGCTTTAAGTACATCGGCGAGAAAATGCGCGAAACCCAAGTGCTGATCGGTGGCGAAGAATCCGGCGGTTTGAGTATTATCGGCCATATTCCCGAAAAAGACGGGGTTTTGGCAGATATGCTAGTCGCAGAAGCGATCGCTTATGAAGGCAAACCCCTCAGCCAGTTAGTAGAAGAAGCCATCAAAGAAGCGGGTGGCCCACTCTACAACAAACGCCTCGACTTGCATCTAGATGATGCACACAAAGCAGCCGTCATCGATTCCTTTACCAAAAATCCCCCCACGGAAGTGGCAGGCATTAAAGTCAAAGAAATCGGACGCAAAGACGGTATTAAGCTGTATTTGGAAGAGGGAAGCTGGGTGCTACTGCGTCCATCGGGAACCGAACCCCTGATGCGGGTTTACATAGAAACCAACACTCCCGAAAAACTAACTCAAGTTGCCGAAAAAATGGAAGAAACCATTAACAAGTTAGAACCAGTCGCCGCTTAG
- a CDS encoding DUF2442 domain-containing protein: MTEASAENLALVEITPSGEGLHWETLDVDLSIPYLMVGIFGTKLWMKKQSIIAQKAG; the protein is encoded by the coding sequence TTGACGGAAGCATCCGCAGAGAATTTAGCGCTAGTAGAAATTACACCTTCTGGTGAAGGTTTGCACTGGGAAACACTTGATGTAGATTTGAGTATTCCATATTTGATGGTAGGTATATTTGGCACTAAATTATGGATGAAAAAGCAGTCAATCATTGCACAAAAAGCTGGTTAG
- the rsmI gene encoding 16S rRNA (cytidine(1402)-2'-O)-methyltransferase, translating into MSDALQTGILYVVGTPIGNLEDMTFRAVRILKTVDAIAAEDTRHTGKLLQHFQIATPQIGYHEHNRQQRTPELIEKLTEGKSLALVTDAGMPLISDPGYELVAACIEAGIKVVPIPGCNAAIVALSAAGLPTDRFVFEGFLAAKGTQRRDRLEALQAESRTFILYEAPHRLKQTLQDLANTLGEERQIVLGRELTKLYEEFWRGTIKEAIEHYSQKEPQGEFTLVVAGAQLEKPHLSEAALKAELQQLLARGISRSEASRQLAKATSLPRRPIYQLALTLPSPEL; encoded by the coding sequence ATGTCCGACGCTTTACAAACAGGCATTCTTTATGTGGTGGGAACTCCGATCGGTAATTTGGAAGATATGACTTTTCGGGCGGTCAGGATATTAAAAACGGTGGATGCGATCGCGGCTGAAGATACGCGCCACACTGGTAAGCTATTGCAACATTTTCAGATTGCCACACCCCAGATCGGTTACCACGAACACAATCGTCAGCAGCGGACTCCGGAGTTAATTGAAAAGCTGACTGAAGGGAAGTCTCTAGCCTTAGTTACAGATGCGGGAATGCCTCTGATTTCCGATCCGGGCTATGAATTGGTGGCAGCTTGTATTGAAGCTGGAATAAAAGTCGTGCCAATACCCGGTTGCAATGCGGCGATAGTAGCATTGAGCGCTGCTGGTTTACCGACGGATCGATTCGTGTTTGAAGGTTTCTTAGCTGCTAAAGGTACTCAGCGGCGCGATCGCTTAGAAGCTCTACAAGCCGAATCGCGAACCTTTATTCTCTACGAAGCTCCCCATCGGTTAAAGCAAACTTTACAAGATTTAGCCAATACGTTGGGGGAAGAACGACAAATCGTGCTAGGGCGAGAATTAACTAAACTATACGAAGAATTCTGGCGGGGAACCATCAAAGAAGCGATCGAACATTACTCTCAAAAAGAACCTCAAGGGGAATTTACCCTCGTGGTAGCAGGGGCTCAGCTAGAAAAGCCCCATCTCTCAGAAGCAGCGCTCAAAGCTGAATTACAACAATTACTCGCTCGAGGAATTTCTCGATCGGAAGCCAGTCGCCAGTTGGCAAAAGCGACATCTCTTCCTCGTCGCCCGATCTATCAGCTAGCCCTTACCCTGCCTTCCCCCGAACTCTAA
- a CDS encoding DNA polymerase I, translating into MSNSTSASPENLPSIVLVDGHSLAFRSYFAFAKSRDGGLKTKSGIPTSVCFGFLKSLLSAIESQQPAAMAIAFDLGLPTFRHEADDTYKADRLETPEDFITDLKNLHELLDGFNLKIVTAAGYEADDVLGTLATQASAAGYRVKIITGDRDLFQLVDTNKGISVLYLDKFQRSGIGFIDIEPEQVKERMGISPEQVVDYKALCGDSSDNIPGVKGIGDKTAVKLLNDYGSLDNIYASLDEIKGAVKTKLETGKEEAYHSQHLAKIVVDVPLDINLEDCHLKGFDDSILEPLLEKLEFKSYLKKIQQLQQAFGGEVKENQPESTSTTSLEKFDDFSDSEDLSFFSFEETEAAQKPSDSSITPLIIDTEDKLNELVKKLKKCTDVTVAWDTETSDLEPRDAELVGIGCCWGTNPDDIAYIPIHHKKGTNLDKAKVLDALRPILESDEYPKTLQNAKFDRLVLRCQGINLAGVVFETMLASYVLNPENSHSLSDLTQRYLGLIIKSYGEVVPKGKTIADVDATAIAHYCGMQVYATFQLVGKLKEKLLEVPKLHELLLNVEQPLEPVLAEMEYVGIRIDAAYLKELSQQLEKELAALEQKAYEEIPSNLLKAHLEKIWEQVELDLTAIEQENYNTVASDVLKTYIEETLQKTDKLDLEAVKQKAYDTISSSILKAYIKKLSPKKGAELNSIKQKVYSAEPHSIVNLNSPAQLSELLFDILNLNRKKSRKTSTGFSSTDAATLEKLQGDHPIIDTLLEYRTLHKLYSTYVEAIPKLVRADTKRVHTDFNQTVTETGRLSSSNPNLQNIPIGTEFSRQIRKAFLPEDGWLLASVDYSQIELRILAHLSQEPVLVEAYQNNEDIHTVTARLVFDKENVSSDERRLAKTINFGVIYGMGSLRFSRSTGVDKTSANEFIKRFNQRYPKVFEYLERMKREAIANGYVETIFGRRRYFKFESPSLRDLLGSNPDDIDLDQLKRMSANDAQLLRAAANAPIQGSSADIIKIAMVKLHEILHNYQAQLLLQVHDELVLEVPPSEWEELQVKVRETMENAVQLSVPLVVDVSAGKNWMKAT; encoded by the coding sequence ATGTCTAACTCCACCTCTGCTTCCCCGGAAAATCTTCCCTCGATCGTCCTAGTTGATGGTCACTCGTTGGCGTTTCGTTCTTATTTTGCTTTCGCTAAAAGTCGCGATGGAGGTTTAAAAACCAAAAGCGGAATTCCTACCAGCGTATGTTTTGGTTTTCTCAAGTCGTTGTTATCTGCGATCGAATCCCAACAACCAGCAGCAATGGCGATCGCATTTGACTTGGGATTACCGACTTTCCGCCATGAGGCAGATGACACTTATAAAGCCGATCGTCTAGAAACACCTGAAGACTTTATCACAGACTTGAAAAATCTTCACGAACTTTTAGACGGATTTAACTTAAAAATTGTCACCGCTGCTGGTTACGAAGCAGATGATGTGTTAGGAACCCTAGCAACGCAAGCAAGTGCAGCGGGTTATCGGGTGAAAATTATCACTGGCGATCGCGATTTATTTCAATTAGTCGATACTAATAAAGGAATCAGCGTTCTCTATTTAGATAAATTTCAGCGGAGTGGTATCGGTTTTATCGATATTGAACCCGAACAAGTCAAAGAAAGAATGGGAATTTCCCCAGAACAAGTAGTCGATTACAAAGCTCTCTGCGGTGATAGTTCGGATAATATCCCAGGCGTCAAAGGAATCGGAGATAAAACAGCAGTCAAACTACTCAACGATTACGGTTCACTCGATAATATTTATGCTTCATTAGACGAAATTAAAGGCGCAGTTAAAACCAAACTAGAAACCGGAAAAGAAGAGGCTTACCACTCTCAGCATTTAGCCAAAATAGTTGTTGACGTTCCCCTCGATATTAACTTGGAAGACTGCCACCTGAAAGGTTTTGATGACAGTATTTTAGAACCGCTGTTAGAAAAGTTAGAATTTAAGTCATATTTAAAAAAGATTCAACAATTACAGCAAGCATTTGGCGGGGAAGTCAAAGAAAACCAACCAGAATCTACTAGTACGACTTCACTAGAAAAATTCGATGATTTTTCCGATAGCGAGGATTTATCATTTTTTAGTTTTGAAGAAACGGAAGCAGCGCAGAAACCATCGGATTCGTCAATCACACCTCTTATAATCGATACTGAAGATAAACTAAATGAATTAGTAAAAAAACTGAAAAAATGTACTGACGTAACAGTTGCTTGGGATACGGAAACCAGCGACTTAGAACCAAGAGATGCTGAATTAGTAGGAATTGGTTGCTGTTGGGGAACTAACCCAGATGATATTGCTTATATTCCCATTCATCACAAAAAGGGAACGAACTTAGATAAAGCAAAGGTTTTAGACGCTTTACGTCCGATTTTAGAAAGCGACGAATATCCCAAAACATTACAAAATGCCAAATTCGATCGTTTGGTCTTGCGATGTCAGGGAATAAATTTAGCTGGCGTGGTATTTGAAACTATGTTAGCTAGTTACGTGCTAAATCCTGAAAACAGCCATAGTTTGAGCGATTTAACTCAAAGATATTTAGGATTAATAATTAAGAGTTATGGCGAAGTAGTACCGAAAGGTAAAACTATCGCTGATGTTGATGCTACTGCGATCGCTCACTATTGCGGAATGCAAGTTTATGCCACATTTCAATTAGTTGGAAAATTGAAAGAAAAATTGCTAGAGGTTCCTAAACTGCACGAGTTACTGCTGAATGTGGAACAACCTTTAGAACCAGTTTTAGCAGAAATGGAGTATGTTGGAATTCGCATAGATGCAGCATATTTGAAAGAATTATCACAACAACTGGAAAAAGAATTGGCTGCGCTTGAACAGAAAGCCTATGAAGAGATACCTAGTAATCTTTTAAAAGCACATCTTGAAAAAATATGGGAACAGGTGGAGCTTGATTTAACAGCAATTGAGCAAGAAAATTACAACACCGTAGCAAGTGATGTTTTAAAAACATATATAGAAGAAACACTACAAAAAACGGATAAACTTGATTTAGAAGCAGTTAAACAGAAAGCATACGATACTATATCCAGTTCCATTTTAAAAGCTTACATCAAGAAATTATCTCCAAAGAAAGGAGCAGAATTAAATTCTATTAAGCAGAAAGTTTACAGCGCCGAGCCGCATTCAATTGTAAATTTGAATTCGCCTGCACAATTGAGTGAATTGTTGTTTGATATTCTCAACCTGAACCGTAAGAAATCTCGGAAAACCTCGACAGGGTTTTCTTCTACTGACGCCGCTACGCTGGAAAAGCTACAAGGAGATCACCCAATTATTGACACCCTTTTAGAGTACCGGACACTACATAAACTTTATTCTACATATGTAGAAGCAATTCCAAAACTGGTGCGTGCTGATACTAAGCGAGTGCATACAGATTTCAATCAGACTGTTACTGAAACTGGACGACTGTCCTCTTCTAATCCTAATTTACAGAATATTCCTATCGGCACCGAATTTAGTCGCCAAATTCGTAAGGCATTTTTACCAGAAGATGGTTGGTTGTTAGCATCAGTAGATTATTCTCAAATTGAGTTAAGAATTTTAGCTCATTTAAGCCAAGAACCAGTGTTGGTAGAAGCTTATCAAAATAACGAAGATATCCACACCGTTACCGCAAGATTAGTATTTGATAAAGAGAATGTTAGTTCAGATGAGAGACGTTTAGCAAAAACAATTAACTTTGGGGTAATTTATGGGATGGGATCGCTGAGATTTTCGCGATCGACTGGCGTAGATAAGACAAGCGCCAATGAATTTATCAAGCGTTTTAACCAGCGATATCCAAAAGTTTTTGAATATTTGGAGAGAATGAAACGGGAAGCGATCGCAAATGGCTACGTAGAAACAATTTTTGGACGTCGCCGTTATTTTAAGTTTGAAAGTCCTAGTTTGCGCGACCTTCTAGGTAGTAATCCGGATGATATCGATCTGGATCAACTAAAACGGATGAGTGCTAATGACGCGCAACTTTTACGCGCTGCTGCTAATGCGCCGATCCAAGGTTCTAGCGCCGATATCATCAAAATTGCAATGGTAAAACTGCACGAAATTTTGCATAATTATCAGGCGCAATTGCTGTTGCAAGTACATGATGAATTGGTACTGGAAGTTCCGCCATCTGAGTGGGAAGAATTGCAAGTTAAAGTTCGAGAAACAATGGAAAATGCCGTGCAATTGAGTGTACCTTTGGTAGTCGATGTAAGTGCAGGTAAAAATTGGATGAAGGCGACGTAA
- a CDS encoding DUF6516 family protein: MTDANDYLTHIRTLIVLNPQVVHSTIVREEAQGDRGLLRYRLTLKDGSFIELFEFFILTSKEIQVTKYRFHWQNANGQLHKRWDNAPHHPEIATYPYHIHDGAEENVLPYEAMNVEKVLSVISIEITN; this comes from the coding sequence GTGACAGATGCCAATGATTATCTAACTCATATCAGAACATTGATTGTGTTGAATCCACAAGTAGTACATTCGACTATAGTGCGTGAAGAAGCACAAGGTGATCGCGGATTATTACGTTATAGACTTACGCTTAAGGACGGTAGCTTTATAGAATTATTTGAGTTTTTTATCCTCACTTCAAAAGAAATACAAGTTACGAAATATCGTTTTCATTGGCAAAATGCTAATGGTCAGTTACATAAGCGTTGGGATAATGCACCACATCATCCGGAAATAGCTACATATCCGTATCATATTCATGATGGTGCAGAAGAAAATGTATTACCTTATGAAGCAATGAACGTTGAAAAAGTCCTTTCAGTTATTTCTATAGAAATAACTAACTAG
- a CDS encoding EAL domain-containing protein: MKELLRDLLMPPDFIPHGHCYLWNPGLVWLHALSDALTAIAYYSIPLMLLYFISQRKDLPFPSLFWLFGGFIVLCGTTHLVDIWTLWYPIYWLSGTLKAATAVLSLYTAAELFPLIPQAITLPSHGELEVANEKLAREVIERQQAELALKDSEAKFRSIFEGASIGIEIIDLTGKTVARNPALQQMLGYTESLRWSFPTDADGDRHSPIKTRDRRQIEQEYLHWERDYYQMEKRYLCKDGHLLWCHVTGYLVRDSEGNPQFGIRMVEDITAHKRALKELQNYQERLEDLVVERTAFLSKVNEQLTWEATHDALTGLINRREFLQRLEAAVVNDRKQNQQHTLCYLDLDRFKIVNDTCGHAAGDELLRQISTLLQTHIRQTDLIARLGGDEFALLLYNCPLNKALQVAHSLKEAVQTFRFLWQDKSFTIGVSIGMVTANNYYVCGNGAFQNPEKLLNAADAACYQAKNSGRNRVQVYQPDERELSQQQTQGEWLSKINQAIGEKDLAEPENLSPQILSLPENRFSLYYQPIVSLSSPQNIKPYYEILLRLIDQKGNVIPPMAFLPAAERYSLMPTIDRWVIRHFFAILAQQEMEILNDSLYTINLSTGSVNDKDFIDFLKEQFSVYQIRPQTVCFEITESVAVANLNKTSKLVSDLKTLGCQTALDDFGNNISSFSYLKDLPFDYLKIAGDLIKKVLDDPINLEMVKTINKISHMMGMQTIAKFVANHMILEKMADISIDYVQGYEIAPPRPLQVRPNSLYQESLLAKRCC, from the coding sequence ATGAAGGAATTGTTAAGGGATTTGTTGATGCCACCAGATTTTATTCCCCACGGTCACTGCTACTTGTGGAATCCAGGGTTAGTTTGGCTGCACGCTTTGTCGGATGCGCTGACTGCGATCGCCTACTATTCTATCCCCTTAATGTTGCTTTACTTTATCTCCCAACGCAAAGACCTACCCTTCCCCTCCTTATTTTGGCTGTTCGGCGGATTTATAGTTTTGTGTGGCACGACTCACTTGGTAGACATTTGGACGTTGTGGTATCCAATTTATTGGCTATCCGGGACCTTAAAAGCGGCCACGGCTGTTTTATCTTTATACACGGCAGCAGAACTATTTCCCCTCATCCCCCAAGCAATCACCCTTCCCAGCCACGGTGAGTTAGAAGTCGCGAATGAAAAACTGGCGCGGGAAGTGATAGAACGCCAGCAAGCAGAACTTGCCTTGAAAGATAGCGAAGCAAAATTCCGATCGATCTTTGAAGGAGCCAGCATAGGGATCGAAATTATCGACTTAACCGGCAAAACGGTAGCCAGAAATCCCGCTCTTCAGCAGATGTTGGGTTATACGGAAAGTTTGCGTTGGAGTTTTCCGACCGATGCAGATGGCGATCGGCATTCCCCGATCAAAACGCGCGATCGTCGTCAAATCGAGCAGGAATACTTGCATTGGGAACGAGACTACTACCAAATGGAAAAACGTTACCTTTGCAAAGACGGACATCTACTCTGGTGTCACGTCACGGGTTATTTAGTCCGAGACAGCGAGGGTAATCCCCAATTCGGCATTCGCATGGTAGAAGATATCACCGCCCACAAACGAGCTTTAAAAGAATTACAAAATTATCAAGAACGCTTAGAAGATTTAGTAGTAGAACGAACTGCCTTTCTCTCCAAAGTAAACGAACAACTAACCTGGGAAGCTACTCACGATGCCCTAACCGGACTGATCAACCGTCGCGAATTCCTGCAACGCCTAGAAGCAGCAGTTGTCAACGACCGAAAGCAAAATCAACAACATACATTATGTTATTTAGACCTCGATCGCTTCAAAATCGTTAACGACACCTGCGGTCATGCGGCTGGCGATGAACTGCTACGGCAAATCAGTACTTTATTGCAAACTCACATTCGTCAAACCGATTTAATTGCCAGATTAGGCGGTGATGAATTTGCATTGCTGCTGTACAATTGCCCTCTCAACAAAGCTTTGCAAGTTGCTCATTCACTCAAAGAAGCCGTTCAGACATTTCGTTTTCTGTGGCAAGATAAAAGTTTTACCATTGGCGTCAGTATAGGAATGGTAACGGCTAATAATTATTATGTCTGTGGAAACGGAGCTTTCCAAAATCCAGAAAAATTATTAAATGCCGCCGATGCTGCTTGTTATCAAGCGAAAAACAGCGGACGAAATCGCGTTCAAGTTTATCAACCAGACGAGCGAGAATTATCGCAACAGCAGACTCAAGGGGAATGGTTGAGTAAAATCAATCAAGCGATCGGTGAAAAAGATTTAGCAGAACCAGAAAATCTATCTCCGCAAATATTATCCCTTCCAGAAAATCGGTTTTCCCTATACTATCAACCGATCGTTTCCCTAAGTTCTCCGCAAAATATCAAACCATATTATGAAATATTACTGCGGTTAATCGATCAAAAAGGTAATGTGATTCCCCCAATGGCTTTTTTGCCGGCTGCCGAACGTTATAGCTTGATGCCAACGATCGACCGTTGGGTAATAAGACATTTCTTTGCCATTCTCGCCCAGCAAGAAATGGAAATATTGAATGATTCTTTATATACGATCAATCTTTCTACAGGTAGTGTTAATGACAAAGATTTTATTGATTTTTTAAAAGAGCAGTTTTCCGTTTATCAAATTAGGCCGCAGACGGTTTGCTTTGAAATTACCGAAAGTGTTGCGGTAGCTAATCTAAACAAAACCAGCAAGTTGGTAAGCGATCTCAAAACCTTGGGATGCCAAACGGCTTTAGATGATTTTGGCAACAATATTTCATCTTTTAGCTATCTAAAAGATTTACCATTCGATTACTTGAAAATTGCGGGAGATTTGATTAAAAAAGTTTTAGACGACCCGATTAATTTGGAAATGGTCAAAACCATTAACAAAATTAGCCACATGATGGGTATGCAGACGATCGCTAAATTTGTAGCGAACCACATGATTTTGGAAAAAATGGCGGATATTAGCATAGATTACGTTCAGGGTTATGAAATTGCTCCCCCCCGCCCTCTTCAAGTTAGACCAAATTCGCTTTATCAAGAAAGTTTGCTGGCAAAACGCTGCTGTTGA
- a CDS encoding thermonuclease family protein — MALRNLIKTSLKCVGIGVLILSLTGCPIRWGQNTYLVKRVSDGDTLSLADGKGEKFTVRFACVDAPEIAHSQAEKQSRKIIDKNQYNWGIKAQSRVQQLVKQGGDRVQLTITDTDQYKRKIAEVRLPNGTFIQEILIREGLAMVYQPYLKNCPSAALIEKAEAEAKKSSKGIWNDPKFVPPWQYRRTK, encoded by the coding sequence ATGGCTTTAAGGAACTTAATCAAAACCTCTCTGAAATGTGTTGGTATTGGCGTTTTGATTCTTAGCTTAACCGGATGTCCGATTCGTTGGGGACAAAATACTTATTTAGTTAAGCGAGTTAGCGATGGAGATACGCTGAGTTTAGCAGATGGGAAGGGAGAGAAGTTTACAGTGCGCTTTGCTTGCGTGGATGCGCCGGAAATTGCCCATTCTCAAGCGGAAAAGCAAAGTAGAAAAATTATCGATAAGAATCAATACAATTGGGGAATCAAAGCACAAAGTCGGGTGCAGCAGTTGGTGAAACAGGGAGGCGATCGCGTTCAATTAACAATCACGGATACCGACCAATATAAACGTAAAATCGCTGAAGTACGTTTGCCTAACGGTACTTTTATCCAAGAAATTTTAATTAGGGAAGGGCTGGCAATGGTATATCAACCTTACCTAAAAAACTGTCCCAGTGCGGCTTTGATTGAGAAAGCAGAAGCGGAAGCAAAGAAGAGTAGTAAGGGAATTTGGAACGATCCAAAATTTGTACCACCTTGGCAATATCGTCGTACTAAATGA
- a CDS encoding DUF1049 domain-containing protein, translating to MKTIASLITSLITATWIVGIAILSAQNGKAVSLKFLTFRSIQLPTGIVLAFSAGVGVVGGAIAIPILNGANQQKDDRETDDDLEEDIEDDNQETTKEWVESGSKDW from the coding sequence ATGAAAACGATCGCCAGTCTGATTACTTCCCTAATCACAGCCACTTGGATTGTCGGAATTGCTATTCTATCCGCACAAAATGGCAAAGCGGTATCATTGAAATTTCTGACTTTTCGGTCAATACAATTACCAACAGGGATAGTATTAGCATTTAGTGCTGGGGTGGGAGTAGTTGGCGGCGCGATCGCAATTCCCATCCTAAATGGGGCTAATCAGCAAAAGGACGATCGAGAAACAGACGACGATTTAGAAGAAGATATTGAGGATGATAACCAAGAAACTACCAAAGAATGGGTAGAAAGTGGGTCAAAAGATTGGTAA